From Bosea sp. NBC_00550, the proteins below share one genomic window:
- a CDS encoding ABC transporter substrate-binding protein: protein MSALRFAPAGALFAGLAFAAAGQPAFAQGQVTVYCSILEEQCREGAAMFEKATGIKFSMVRKSTGEVYAQVKAEASNPRGDVWWGGPGEPHLQAADEGLLDEYKSPKLPELHDWAQRHAEQAKFRTNGIYLGALGIGYNTEVLKKKGVAAPKCWADLLDPKLRDEVQIADPSSSGTAYVFLATTVQRLGEENGFEFLKNLHKNISQYTKSGIAPVKATALGETGIGIAFIHDMLTQKLQGAPIETVAPCEGTGYETGSVSLIKGGKNPEAARKFVDFTLSPDAQNINAKLKINSIPSNKNALLSPDAPKFAEMKLIDYDTPRWGSPAERSRLLKKFDTEVKALPR from the coding sequence ATGTCCGCTTTGCGTTTCGCGCCTGCTGGCGCGCTGTTTGCCGGCCTGGCGTTCGCTGCCGCCGGGCAACCCGCCTTCGCCCAGGGACAGGTGACCGTCTATTGCTCGATCCTGGAAGAGCAATGCCGCGAGGGGGCGGCGATGTTCGAGAAGGCGACCGGCATCAAGTTCTCGATGGTCCGCAAGAGCACCGGAGAGGTCTATGCCCAGGTCAAGGCCGAGGCGAGCAATCCGCGTGGCGACGTCTGGTGGGGCGGGCCGGGAGAGCCGCATCTGCAGGCCGCCGATGAGGGGCTGCTCGACGAATACAAGTCGCCGAAGCTGCCGGAGCTGCATGATTGGGCGCAGCGCCATGCCGAGCAGGCGAAGTTCCGCACCAACGGCATATATCTCGGCGCTCTCGGCATCGGGTACAACACCGAGGTGCTGAAGAAGAAGGGCGTGGCCGCGCCGAAATGCTGGGCCGACCTGCTCGACCCGAAGCTGCGCGACGAGGTTCAGATCGCCGATCCCAGCTCGTCCGGCACGGCCTATGTCTTCCTGGCGACGACGGTGCAGCGTCTCGGCGAGGAGAACGGCTTCGAATTCCTCAAGAACCTGCATAAGAACATCAGCCAGTACACCAAGTCCGGCATCGCGCCGGTCAAGGCTACCGCGCTCGGCGAGACGGGGATCGGCATCGCCTTCATCCACGACATGCTGACGCAGAAGCTGCAGGGCGCGCCGATCGAGACCGTCGCCCCCTGCGAGGGCACGGGTTACGAGACCGGTTCGGTCTCGCTGATCAAGGGCGGCAAGAACCCGGAAGCCGCGCGGAAATTCGTCGATTTCACGCTCTCGCCAGACGCCCAGAACATCAATGCGAAGCTGAAGATCAATTCGATCCCGTCGAACAAGAACGCGCTGCTCTCGCCGGATGCACCGAAATTCGCCGAGATGAAGCTGATCGACTACGACACCCCGCGCTGGGGTTCGCCGGCCGAGCGTTCGCGGCTGCTGAAGAAGTTCGATACCGAGGTCAAGGCGCTGCCGCGCTGA
- a CDS encoding urease accessory protein UreE — MLRATSVVRRAAVRAERVVDTLSLGYQDRNRGGVAVKTAGGLEFTIDLDKPAALNDGDALKLEDGRLVQVKAAPESLLEIRAENPLRLVRLAWHLGGNHVPAEMTADALYIPNDPALAELVRGQGCSMAAVERPFQPEQEVHHHAHGDDCGCGHDHHHHGHDHHGHDRGHAHHHHDDGHKHAHGHEPHGQESHGHEQHQHAHAEHVHGDSCGCGHDHHGHGHQDQGHGHGAAHGHKGHSHDH, encoded by the coding sequence ATGCTTCGCGCCACCTCCGTCGTTCGCAGGGCCGCCGTCCGCGCCGAGCGCGTCGTCGATACGCTCAGCCTCGGATATCAGGATCGCAACCGCGGCGGCGTTGCCGTGAAGACGGCGGGCGGGCTCGAATTCACGATCGATCTGGACAAGCCGGCGGCGCTGAACGACGGCGATGCGCTGAAGCTAGAGGATGGCCGCCTCGTGCAGGTCAAGGCCGCGCCTGAGAGCCTGCTGGAGATCCGCGCCGAGAACCCGCTGCGGCTGGTGCGCCTCGCCTGGCATCTCGGCGGCAATCACGTCCCGGCGGAAATGACGGCGGACGCGCTCTATATCCCGAACGATCCCGCTTTGGCCGAGCTCGTGCGCGGGCAGGGCTGCTCCATGGCGGCGGTCGAGCGCCCGTTCCAGCCGGAGCAGGAGGTCCATCACCACGCTCATGGCGATGACTGCGGCTGCGGGCACGACCATCATCACCACGGTCATGACCATCACGGCCACGATCGCGGCCACGCGCACCACCATCACGACGACGGCCATAAGCACGCCCATGGGCATGAGCCGCATGGGCAAGAGTCGCATGGCCACGAGCAGCACCAGCATGCCCATGCCGAGCATGTTCATGGCGACAGCTGCGGCTGCGGTCATGACCATCACGGCCACGGCCATCAAGACCAAGGTCACGGCCACGGCGCCGCACACGGCCACAAGGGCCATTCGCACGATCACTGA
- a CDS encoding cation-efflux pump translates to MTTTQDGPVTAPPQRATPAQIARIKQRAAILSVMATILLTAAKILGAIISGSLALLTDALQGLVDVGSTLFTWFAVQASDKPADDEHHYGHGKVESLAALVETAILFTLAGAILWEAGNRLWNGIVEHVSVTPLVIGVMLLSMTVDAIRWRSLTKVAKETGSEALSAEATHFSADFIGSALVLAGLIGVWYGFERADTAAAFAIAAYTAFSAYRLARRVLDTLMDAAPEGVTEKLREAARSVPGVVGINWLRVRPAGGRVHGEIGISVSRTLPLERVTAIKAELGDALLKAEPGSEITITADPVQVDDETALERVLLIALKLKIPAHHVTVHSIGDKLSVSLDMEVDATLPLGEAHEVATRLENAIRAEFGGETEVETHIEPMETGQPAGHNAAWETVEDIGKALAGEAAKLAGPIHDIHSVRVRQTAKGLVVNYHCRVDPALDVASVHAAVDAIERAVRIARPQVCRLVSHAEPAVLAGA, encoded by the coding sequence ATGACGACAACGCAAGACGGGCCGGTGACGGCGCCGCCTCAGCGCGCCACGCCCGCCCAGATCGCCCGCATCAAGCAGCGCGCGGCGATCCTCTCGGTGATGGCGACGATCCTGCTGACGGCAGCGAAGATCCTCGGCGCCATCATCTCCGGCTCGCTCGCCCTGCTGACCGACGCCCTGCAGGGGCTGGTCGATGTCGGCTCGACATTGTTCACCTGGTTCGCCGTGCAGGCCTCGGACAAGCCGGCCGACGACGAGCATCATTACGGTCACGGCAAGGTCGAGTCTCTTGCCGCGCTGGTCGAGACCGCGATCCTGTTCACGCTGGCCGGCGCGATCCTGTGGGAGGCCGGCAACCGGCTGTGGAACGGCATCGTCGAGCATGTCTCGGTGACCCCGCTGGTCATCGGCGTGATGCTGCTCTCGATGACCGTCGACGCCATCCGCTGGCGCTCGCTGACCAAGGTGGCGAAGGAGACCGGCAGCGAGGCGCTATCCGCCGAAGCGACGCATTTCTCGGCCGATTTCATCGGCTCGGCGCTGGTGCTCGCCGGCCTGATCGGCGTCTGGTACGGCTTCGAGCGGGCAGACACCGCCGCCGCCTTCGCCATCGCCGCCTATACCGCCTTCTCGGCCTATCGCCTCGCCCGGCGCGTGCTCGACACGCTGATGGACGCGGCGCCTGAAGGCGTCACCGAGAAGCTGCGCGAGGCCGCCCGCTCCGTGCCGGGCGTGGTCGGCATCAACTGGCTCAGGGTTCGCCCGGCCGGCGGGCGCGTCCATGGCGAGATCGGCATCAGCGTCTCGCGCACGCTGCCGCTGGAGCGTGTCACCGCGATCAAGGCCGAGCTTGGCGACGCATTGCTGAAGGCCGAGCCGGGCTCCGAGATCACGATCACGGCCGATCCGGTGCAGGTCGATGACGAGACCGCGCTCGAGCGCGTGCTGCTGATCGCGCTCAAGCTGAAGATCCCGGCGCACCACGTCACCGTGCACAGCATCGGCGACAAGCTCTCGGTCAGCCTCGACATGGAAGTCGACGCGACCCTGCCGCTCGGCGAGGCACACGAGGTCGCGACGCGGCTGGAGAATGCGATCCGGGCCGAATTCGGCGGCGAGACCGAGGTCGAGACCCATATCGAGCCGATGGAGACCGGCCAGCCGGCCGGCCACAACGCGGCCTGGGAGACGGTCGAGGATATCGGCAAGGCTCTTGCGGGCGAAGCGGCGAAGCTCGCCGGGCCGATCCACGACATCCACAGCGTTCGCGTGCGCCAGACTGCCAAGGGGCTCGTCGTGAACTACCATTGCCGGGTCGACCCGGCACTCGACGTCGCCTCCGTGCATGCTGCCGTCGATGCGATCGAAAGAGCGGTGCGCATCGCCCGCCCCCAGGTCTGCAGGCTGGTGAGCCATGCGGAGCCGGCGGTTCTGGCCGGGGCTTAA
- a CDS encoding type II toxin-antitoxin system VapB family antitoxin, with translation MGILVRDPNIDRMVRELAERDGISLQAAIGMAVERELKRREERRRQVDEATRKAQERLAAYPTVGDGLTHKEFFDREYGDA, from the coding sequence ATGGGTATTCTTGTCCGCGATCCGAACATTGACCGCATGGTCCGCGAGTTGGCGGAGCGCGACGGCATCAGCCTGCAGGCTGCGATCGGCATGGCCGTGGAGCGCGAGCTGAAGCGCCGCGAGGAGCGGCGCCGGCAGGTCGATGAGGCAACCCGCAAGGCCCAGGAAAGGCTGGCGGCTTACCCGACTGTGGGCGATGGCCTGACCCATAAGGAATTCTTCGACCGCGAGTACGGTGACGCCTGA
- a CDS encoding VOC family protein, translating into MRYLHTMVRVTDLDQALDFYVNKFGMVETRRIENEKGRFTLVFLAASDDLDAARAGASRGRPTLELTYNWDPETYTGGRNFGHLAYEVDDIYATCDKLMKAGVTINRPPRDGNMAFIRSPDNISIELLQKGDAKAPAEPWLSMPNTGVW; encoded by the coding sequence ATGCGTTATCTCCACACCATGGTGCGCGTGACCGATCTGGATCAGGCGCTGGATTTCTACGTCAACAAGTTCGGGATGGTCGAAACCCGCCGGATCGAGAACGAGAAGGGCCGTTTCACCCTGGTCTTCCTCGCGGCTTCCGATGATCTCGACGCGGCCCGCGCCGGCGCTTCGCGCGGCCGCCCCACGCTGGAGCTGACCTATAACTGGGATCCCGAAACCTACACCGGCGGCCGCAATTTCGGCCATCTCGCCTATGAGGTCGACGACATCTACGCGACCTGCGACAAGCTGATGAAGGCGGGCGTCACGATCAACCGCCCGCCGCGCGACGGCAACATGGCCTTCATCCGCTCGCCCGACAACATCTCGATCGAGCTGCTCCAGAAGGGCGATGCCAAGGCCCCGGCCGAGCCGTGGCTGAGCATGCCGAATACCGGCGTCTGGTAA
- a CDS encoding type II toxin-antitoxin system VapC family toxin codes for MFLDASVIVANLLEESEAPLIRASLVDESEVVTSPLAIFEASTRLAAVKRFGIDEGYRVVRDFLEDARIRVLSIDDTVGQIAHTCAAAYHHSTRHPARLNMGDCFAYASARAAGLKLAYKGDDFVHTDIEGQRFGS; via the coding sequence ATGTTTCTGGATGCATCCGTCATAGTGGCGAACTTGCTGGAAGAGTCCGAAGCTCCCTTGATCAGGGCATCGCTCGTCGACGAGAGCGAGGTCGTGACGTCGCCTCTCGCAATATTCGAGGCATCGACGCGCCTGGCGGCGGTGAAGCGCTTTGGCATCGACGAAGGGTACAGGGTGGTGCGGGACTTTTTGGAGGATGCGAGGATTCGCGTTCTCTCGATCGATGATACGGTCGGCCAGATCGCTCATACTTGTGCAGCCGCCTACCACCATTCGACACGCCATCCTGCGCGCCTCAACATGGGCGATTGCTTCGCCTATGCCTCCGCCCGCGCAGCAGGCCTGAAGCTCGCCTATAAGGGCGACGACTTCGTTCATACCGATATCGAAGGCCAGCGCTTTGGCTCATGA
- the pepN gene encoding aminopeptidase N, with the protein MRTEDAPLIRLEDYRPSDWLIDTVDLDFSLHPQKTRVRALLTLRPNPAGRPGPPLVLDGDELKLTSLSLDGKPLDASAYTVTAQALTIPAPPQHDFTLTIETEIDPSANTKLMGLYRSSRVYCTQCEADGFRRISYFLDRPDVMSVYTVRLEAEKAEAPVLLSNGNLVATGEVPGSDRHFAVWHDPHPKPAYLFALVGGALDHVRQDYVTAEGNKVELAVYVEPGKAERAGWALDSLVRCMRWDEQVFGRNYDLDVFNVVAVSDFNMGAMENKGLNIFNDKYVLADPQTATDGDYASIEAIIAHEYFHNWTGNRITCRDWFQLCLKEGLTVFRDQEFSADERSRPVKRIADVRTLRSTQFSEDAGPLAHPVRPRAYKEINNFYTPTVYEKGAEVIRMLKVLIGDEAFRQGMDLYFERCDGTAATIEEFLACFAESSGRDLSHFARWYEQAGTPTVVASGRYDAAARRYTLELAQSTPPTPGQSEKRPVVLPIKLGLVGSHGDLSLKTSSNAYAGDGLIVLDTSSLSISFEDVAEAPIPSLMRGFSAPARLDLDLSDAELLRLFSADSDSFNRWQSLQTVATRALAAAGKPGADRNALTATAAELGRALDGFVKADALTDPAFAAQVLRLPAPADIAREIGGDVDPDAIFAAHRSLSGAIGKTLLGNLPGLRAALATSGAYRPDAASAGRRALRNELLGLAALAAPAEGAGLCEEQFATADNLTDRLAALAAMTLIPGERREALIARFAEAYAREPLVLDKWLMAQALIPEPETLERVKRLMQHPAFSLGNPNRVRALIGGFAANLTQFNRADGEGYGFVSDIVIALDKTNPQVASRLLGSFKSWRMLEPGRKRLAREALSTVARMPNLSRDVADIAERALA; encoded by the coding sequence ATGCGTACCGAAGATGCTCCGCTGATCCGCCTCGAGGATTACCGTCCCTCCGACTGGCTGATCGACACGGTCGATCTCGACTTCAGCCTTCACCCGCAGAAGACGCGCGTGCGCGCCCTGCTGACCCTGCGCCCCAATCCGGCGGGCCGGCCTGGCCCGCCGCTGGTGCTCGACGGTGACGAGCTCAAGCTGACATCGCTCAGCCTCGACGGGAAGCCGCTCGACGCATCCGCCTATACGGTGACGGCGCAGGCGCTGACGATCCCCGCCCCGCCGCAGCATGACTTCACACTGACGATCGAGACGGAGATCGACCCCTCCGCCAACACCAAGCTGATGGGGCTTTATCGCTCCTCGCGGGTCTACTGCACGCAATGCGAGGCGGATGGCTTCCGCCGCATCAGCTATTTCCTCGACCGGCCCGACGTAATGAGCGTCTACACGGTCAGGCTGGAAGCGGAGAAGGCGGAGGCGCCTGTCCTGCTCTCGAACGGCAATCTGGTCGCGACCGGGGAAGTGCCCGGCAGCGACCGGCATTTCGCGGTCTGGCACGATCCGCACCCGAAGCCGGCCTATCTCTTCGCGCTGGTCGGCGGTGCGCTCGACCATGTCCGGCAGGACTATGTCACCGCCGAGGGCAACAAGGTCGAGCTCGCCGTCTATGTCGAGCCCGGCAAGGCGGAGCGGGCCGGCTGGGCGCTCGACTCGCTGGTGCGCTGCATGCGCTGGGACGAGCAGGTCTTCGGCCGCAACTACGATCTCGACGTGTTCAACGTCGTCGCCGTGTCCGACTTCAACATGGGGGCGATGGAGAACAAGGGCCTCAACATCTTCAACGACAAATACGTGCTCGCCGATCCGCAGACCGCGACCGATGGCGACTATGCCTCGATCGAGGCGATCATCGCGCATGAGTATTTCCACAACTGGACCGGCAACCGCATCACCTGCCGCGACTGGTTCCAGCTCTGCCTGAAGGAAGGGCTCACGGTCTTCCGCGACCAGGAATTCTCGGCGGATGAGCGCTCGCGCCCGGTGAAGCGCATCGCCGATGTCCGCACGCTGCGCTCGACCCAGTTCTCGGAGGATGCAGGCCCCCTCGCCCATCCTGTCCGGCCGCGCGCCTACAAGGAAATCAACAACTTCTACACGCCGACGGTCTACGAGAAGGGCGCGGAGGTCATCCGCATGCTGAAGGTCCTGATCGGCGACGAGGCCTTCAGACAGGGCATGGACCTCTATTTCGAGCGCTGCGACGGCACCGCCGCGACGATCGAGGAGTTTCTCGCCTGTTTCGCCGAGAGCTCCGGCAGGGATCTCTCCCATTTTGCCCGCTGGTATGAGCAGGCCGGCACGCCGACCGTCGTCGCGTCGGGCCGCTACGATGCCGCCGCCAGACGCTATACGCTCGAGCTGGCGCAGAGCACGCCGCCAACGCCCGGCCAATCCGAGAAGCGGCCCGTCGTCCTGCCGATCAAGCTCGGCCTCGTCGGATCGCATGGCGACCTGTCGTTGAAGACGAGCTCGAACGCCTATGCCGGCGATGGCCTCATCGTGCTCGACACCAGCTCCCTCTCGATCAGCTTCGAGGATGTGGCGGAAGCGCCGATCCCCTCGCTGATGCGCGGATTCTCGGCACCGGCGCGGCTCGATCTCGACCTGTCCGATGCCGAATTGCTGCGGCTGTTCTCGGCCGACAGCGATTCCTTCAACCGCTGGCAGTCGCTGCAGACGGTCGCCACCCGCGCGCTCGCCGCCGCCGGCAAGCCCGGCGCGGATCGGAATGCCCTGACCGCCACGGCTGCCGAGCTCGGCCGGGCGCTCGACGGCTTCGTGAAGGCCGATGCGCTGACCGATCCGGCTTTCGCCGCGCAGGTGCTGCGCCTGCCCGCCCCGGCCGACATCGCGCGCGAGATCGGCGGCGATGTCGATCCGGACGCGATCTTCGCCGCCCATCGCAGTCTCTCGGGCGCCATCGGCAAGACGCTGCTCGGCAATCTCCCGGGCCTGCGCGCGGCGCTGGCGACAAGCGGCGCCTACCGGCCCGATGCCGCCTCCGCCGGGCGGCGCGCCCTGCGCAATGAATTGCTCGGGCTGGCGGCGCTCGCAGCCCCTGCCGAGGGCGCCGGCCTCTGCGAGGAGCAGTTCGCCACGGCCGACAATCTGACCGACCGGCTGGCGGCGCTCGCGGCGATGACGCTGATCCCCGGCGAGCGTCGCGAGGCACTCATTGCCCGCTTCGCGGAAGCCTATGCCCGCGAGCCGCTCGTCCTCGACAAATGGCTGATGGCGCAGGCACTGATCCCGGAGCCGGAAACGTTGGAACGGGTGAAGCGGCTGATGCAGCATCCCGCCTTCTCGCTCGGCAACCCGAACCGGGTCAGGGCGCTGATCGGCGGCTTCGCGGCCAACCTCACCCAGTTCAACCGGGCCGATGGCGAGGGCTACGGCTTCGTCTCCGACATCGTCATCGCGCTCGACAAGACGAACCCGCAGGTCGCCTCGCGCCTGCTCGGCTCGTTCAAGAGCTGGCGCATGCTGGAGCCCGGCCGCAAGCGGCTCGCGCGGGAGGCCTTGAGCACCGTCGCGCGGATGCCGAACCTGTCTCGAGACGTCGCCGACATCGCGGAAAGAGCACTCGCCTGA
- a CDS encoding PfkB family carbohydrate kinase codes for MAHEPARAGVFCLGIATLDYVYSVETMPTRGEKYRSRGLAVVGGGCAGNASVAIARLGGACWLATRLADDLTGDQIVADLDADGVDTGFARRVAGLRSPVSAILVDAEGERMVISYSDPAMPEDVEWLPRDLPEAAGAVLADTRWGEGALAALRLARGAGVPGVLDGDRKPPHRDLVGTASHVAFSQQALREVSGEDDPRAGLAKVAAGVPTWLAVTLGKEGVLFIERGEVRHSPAFPVETVDTLGAGDVWHGAFALALAEGQGEEAAIRFASAAAAIKCTRFGGRSGAPRRDEVERFLATGG; via the coding sequence TTGGCTCATGAACCCGCGCGCGCCGGCGTCTTCTGCCTCGGTATCGCGACGCTCGACTATGTCTACAGCGTCGAGACCATGCCGACGCGCGGCGAGAAGTATCGTTCGCGCGGGCTTGCGGTTGTCGGCGGCGGCTGCGCCGGCAATGCCTCGGTCGCGATTGCGCGGCTCGGCGGCGCCTGCTGGCTGGCGACGCGGCTTGCCGACGACCTGACAGGCGATCAGATCGTCGCGGACCTGGACGCCGATGGCGTCGATACCGGTTTCGCGCGCCGTGTCGCGGGGTTGCGCTCGCCCGTCTCGGCGATTCTCGTCGATGCCGAAGGCGAGCGCATGGTCATCTCCTATTCCGACCCGGCCATGCCGGAGGATGTCGAATGGCTGCCGCGAGATCTGCCGGAGGCGGCCGGGGCCGTGCTGGCCGATACGCGCTGGGGCGAGGGGGCGCTGGCTGCGCTGAGGCTCGCCCGTGGTGCCGGTGTGCCGGGAGTCCTCGACGGTGACCGCAAGCCGCCGCATCGGGACCTCGTTGGAACGGCGAGCCACGTCGCCTTCAGCCAGCAGGCCTTGCGCGAGGTCTCGGGCGAGGATGATCCGCGCGCCGGGCTCGCCAAGGTCGCGGCCGGCGTGCCGACCTGGCTGGCGGTGACGCTCGGCAAGGAAGGCGTGCTGTTCATAGAGCGTGGCGAGGTCCGGCACAGCCCGGCCTTCCCGGTCGAGACCGTGGATACGCTCGGCGCCGGCGATGTCTGGCACGGCGCCTTCGCCCTGGCGCTGGCGGAAGGGCAGGGCGAAGAGGCCGCGATCCGCTTCGCCTCCGCGGCGGCAGCGATCAAATGCACCCGCTTCGGCGGCCGGAGCGGTGCGCCCCGCCGCGACGAGGTCGAGCGCTTCCTGGCCACCGGCGGATAG
- a CDS encoding DUF1003 domain-containing protein, with product MTRHDSEDLEGPAVSVIEGPGLPGAIGKKRGVCAISGQETARRNLVEIGTLRPALADHIRNDFPDLPDHALISLKELARYRTRYVEEILREEHGEYSDLDREVAESIARQETIAENVEDDFEEHRTLGERFSDNLASFGGSWAFLISFGVVLVVWMAINAAIGEGKAFDPYPFILLNLVLSCIAAVQAPIIMMSQKRQESKDRLRSLNDYQVNLKAELEIRHLHEKMDHLVTRQWQRLAEIQQVQLEMLQEAQLPKPRPKRRKKPAAKKKRAVPAEALPAPSPGKPKTES from the coding sequence ATGACGAGGCACGACAGCGAGGACTTGGAAGGGCCGGCGGTTTCCGTAATCGAAGGCCCCGGTTTACCCGGCGCCATCGGCAAGAAGCGCGGCGTCTGCGCCATCAGCGGGCAGGAGACGGCGCGCAGGAACCTCGTCGAGATCGGCACGCTGCGCCCCGCGCTCGCCGACCATATCCGCAACGATTTCCCGGATCTGCCGGACCACGCGCTGATCAGCCTTAAGGAGCTGGCGCGGTACCGCACGCGCTATGTCGAGGAGATCCTGCGCGAGGAGCACGGCGAATATTCCGATCTCGACCGTGAGGTGGCCGAGAGCATCGCCCGGCAGGAGACCATCGCCGAGAACGTCGAGGATGATTTCGAGGAGCATCGCACGCTCGGCGAACGCTTCTCGGACAATCTCGCGAGCTTCGGCGGCTCATGGGCCTTCCTGATCAGCTTCGGCGTCGTGCTTGTCGTCTGGATGGCGATCAACGCCGCGATCGGGGAGGGCAAGGCCTTCGACCCCTATCCCTTCATCCTGCTCAATCTGGTGCTCTCCTGCATCGCGGCGGTGCAGGCGCCGATCATCATGATGAGCCAGAAGCGGCAGGAGTCGAAGGACCGGCTGCGCTCGCTCAACGACTATCAGGTCAACCTCAAGGCGGAGCTGGAAATCCGCCATCTGCACGAGAAGATGGACCATCTGGTCACCCGCCAATGGCAGCGCCTCGCCGAAATCCAGCAGGTCCAGCTGGAGATGCTGCAGGAAGCGCAGTTGCCCAAGCCCAGGCCGAAGCGGCGCAAGAAGCCGGCCGCCAAGAAGAAGCGGGCGGTGCCGGCCGAGGCACTGCCGGCTCCGTCGCCCGGCAAGCCGAAAACCGAGAGCTAG